The genomic region ATCTCAACTTTCTCTACATCGCCGTTCTTAAGATATTCTTTAAATTGTGCCGGGTTCGTTTTTGCAGGTTCAGAGAAGCCACCGTCCCCGAATAAATTGAGACCAAGAAATATAATAATGATCGCAGCATAAATCCAGTAAGCACTGAATTTAGGTTTTCTGGGATCGAGTTTTTTCTTCGCTTTTTGATTCGCCATTATGTCTTGCTAAAAATTAAATTTAATAACTTGTTTGGATAGAAGTGATCTTCGCGTCACCCCAAAGGCTTTCAATATCGTAAAATTCCCGGATATGCTTCTGGAAAACATGTACAACAACGTTGACGTAGTCCATTAGCACCCATTCGGCATTTTCGCTACCTTCGATGTGCCAGGGTTTATCTTTTAATTCTTTACTAACCGTTTTTTGTATGGAATTGACTATGGCGTTAACCTGTGTGTTTGAAGTACCGTTACAGATTATAAAGTAGTCGCAAACTGTGTTTTCAATTTCTCTAAGATCAAGGATATCAATGTCATTACCCTTTACTTCCTCAATCCCTTTAATAATATGTGCAATAAGTTGATCGCTGTTTTTTTCCTTTTCTGACATTAATTTGATTTATTTATGCAAATTTATCATTTTTTGCTCTTTTCGAAGAGATTCTTACAGAAGATTTAACGCCTATATCTCTTATAACTAACATGCGTATAATCAAAGTTGATGCCATTGACTCTACGAACAATTTCGTGCGTAAGTTCTATGACAATAAAGGTCATTTTGAACCGGTGTGCGTAAGTGCAGCTCATCAAACAAACGGCAGGGGTCAGAGAGGTGCCAATTGGAATGTCCAAGCCGGTCATAATCTCACTTTTAGTATACTTTACCCACAACGCGATCTCAATATATCCAGATATTTCAATCTCAACATCTGCATATCTCTGGCTATTTTAGAGGTACTTGGATCTAGAAATATACCTCATCTTAAGGTTAAATGGCCTAACGACATTATGTCACAAAGAAAAAAGCTGGGTGGTATTCTTATCGAAAATATCGTCAAGACTGAAGGGATCGTAGCAAGTATCATCGGGATTGGTATGAATGTGAATCAGACCAACTTTGATAATCTGCCTCAGGCAACTTCTTTAAAGAACGTCACCGGGATTCATTGGAATGTTGATGAACTACTTCATTGGCTTTGCGAAACTCTTGACCTTCACTTGAAGGCATTAGGCAAAATGAGTGAAGAAAAACTTATGCGTCAGTATCAGCAGAACTTATTTCGAAAGGATGTTATTTCCACGTTTGAAGCAGATGGATCTAGATTTAATGGGATTATTAGAGGGGTCACTTCCGAAGGAAAACTGGAGGTAGAAAAGGAAGAAGAGTTATTCCAGACTTATAATCTTAAGGAAATCAAATTACTATATTAAAAAAGCCGGAATTGAATCCGGCTTTTAAAAATTTTAGAGCTTCCCAATATTCTCCGTAAGAGAATTGATGAACTTCTGCAGCGGGCCTTTGATCATCATACCCATCATCGCATTAAATTTTCCTACAAAATCCATGTGCACTTCACTGCTATTTTCACCAGCAGAAGAAATATGGGTGTTCAAACTAAATGGAAACTTATCTGAAGTTGATCCCAGAACCACTAATTCCGGTTCCTTAGTTTCAGTGATCTTTAATTTGATCTCCGGCATACCTTTTAGTTGAAAAATAAAGGTGTCTTCAGCAGTAACCACGAACTTTTCCTTGCTTTTAGGCATGATCTCTTCG from Christiangramia sp. OXR-203 harbors:
- the rsfS gene encoding ribosome silencing factor; this encodes MSEKEKNSDQLIAHIIKGIEEVKGNDIDILDLREIENTVCDYFIICNGTSNTQVNAIVNSIQKTVSKELKDKPWHIEGSENAEWVLMDYVNVVVHVFQKHIREFYDIESLWGDAKITSIQTSY
- a CDS encoding biotin--[acetyl-CoA-carboxylase] ligase, coding for MRIIKVDAIDSTNNFVRKFYDNKGHFEPVCVSAAHQTNGRGQRGANWNVQAGHNLTFSILYPQRDLNISRYFNLNICISLAILEVLGSRNIPHLKVKWPNDIMSQRKKLGGILIENIVKTEGIVASIIGIGMNVNQTNFDNLPQATSLKNVTGIHWNVDELLHWLCETLDLHLKALGKMSEEKLMRQYQQNLFRKDVISTFEADGSRFNGIIRGVTSEGKLEVEKEEELFQTYNLKEIKLLY
- a CDS encoding SRPBCC family protein codes for the protein MKLESQKVQANKSQQEMFNFLTNVENYEEIMPKSKEKFVVTAEDTFIFQLKGMPEIKLKITETKEPELVVLGSTSDKFPFSLNTHISSAGENSSEVHMDFVGKFNAMMGMMIKGPLQKFINSLTENIGKL